Proteins from one Rosa chinensis cultivar Old Blush chromosome 7, RchiOBHm-V2, whole genome shotgun sequence genomic window:
- the LOC112176377 gene encoding pentatricopeptide repeat-containing protein At3g61520, mitochondrial isoform X2 — translation MKMGGAVEAAPCNALLTALGRGNDFKRMSELMAKMEEMGIKPDVITFGILINRLCKSRRIDAALEVFETMSGGVKGVSAEPDVIVYNTLIDGLCKVGRQEEGLRLMERMRSQGGCAPNTVTYNCLIDGFNKVGDIERGRELFDKMKEEGIPLNVETLNTLLDGLCRHRRLNTAFDFFNEMQRDGLKGNAVTYTILITSLCNVNNISKAMELFNQMLSAECPTDAIVYHCLISGLSQAGRMEDASFVVSKLKEAGFSMDIVSYNVMINGFSSKNKPDKIHEMIEEMEASGVKPDSVTYNTLLAYLSKAEDFKSAHKVLDRMMDEGIQQSNLLGISFFS, via the exons ATGAAGATGGGTGGTGCTGTGGAAGCTGCTCCGTGCAATGCGCTTTTGACAGCTTTGGGGAGAGGTAATGATTTTAAGAGGATGAGTGAGCTTATGGCGAAGATGGAAGAGATGGGCATTAAGCCCGATGttataacttttggtattcTTATTAATCGGTTATGCAAGTCTAGGAGAATAGATGCTGCCTTGGAGGTGTTTGAAACGATGAGTGGAGGGGTAAAGGGGGTTTCCGCTGAACCAGATGTGATCGTCTATAACACTCTGATTGATGGACTTTGCAAAGTGGGAAGGCAGGAAGAAGGATTGCGTTTGATGGAAAGGATGAGATCGCAAGGCGGCTGTGCTCCTAATACTGTTACCTACAATTGTTTGATTGATGGTTTCAACAAAGTTGGGGACATTGAGAGGGGCCGTGAGCTCTTTGATAAAATGAAGGAAGAAGGGATACCACTAAATGTGGAGACCCTTAATACTTTGCTTGATGGTCTGTGCAGGCATCGGAGACTCAACACTGCATTTGACTTCTTCAATGAAATGCAGAGGGATGGTCTGAAAGGCAATGCTGTCACTTACACAATCTTAATCACTTCCCTTTGTAATGTGAACAATATTAGCAAGGCAATGGAGTTGTTTAATCAGATGTTGAGCGCTGAATGTCCCACAGATGCAATAGTTTACCACTGCTTGATCTCTGGTTTAAGCCAAGCTGGAAGGATGGAGGATGCCAGCTTTGTTGTTTCGAAGTTGAAGGAGGCTGGTTTCTCTATGGATATCGTTTCCTACAATGTTATGATTAATGGGTTCTCCAGTAAAAATAAGCCTGATAAGATTCATGAGATGATTGAGGAAATGGAGGCGTCTGGAGTGAAGCCTGATAGCGTAACATACAACACGTTGCTTGCCTACTTAAGCAAAGCTGAGGACTTCAAAAGTGCACATAAAGTACTTGACAGGATGATGGATGAGGGTATT CAACAGTCAAATCTCCTTGGTATCTCTTTCTTCTCATGA
- the LOC112176377 gene encoding pentatricopeptide repeat-containing protein At3g61520, mitochondrial isoform X1: MKMGGAVEAAPCNALLTALGRGNDFKRMSELMAKMEEMGIKPDVITFGILINRLCKSRRIDAALEVFETMSGGVKGVSAEPDVIVYNTLIDGLCKVGRQEEGLRLMERMRSQGGCAPNTVTYNCLIDGFNKVGDIERGRELFDKMKEEGIPLNVETLNTLLDGLCRHRRLNTAFDFFNEMQRDGLKGNAVTYTILITSLCNVNNISKAMELFNQMLSAECPTDAIVYHCLISGLSQAGRMEDASFVVSKLKEAGFSMDIVSYNVMINGFSSKNKPDKIHEMIEEMEASGVKPDSVTYNTLLAYLSKAEDFKSAHKVLDRMMDEGIQQSNLLGISFFS, from the exons ATGAAGATGGGTGGTGCTGTGGAAGCTGCTCCGTGCAATGCGCTTTTGACAGCTTTGGGGAGAGGTAATGATTTTAAGAGGATGAGTGAGCTTATGGCGAAGATGGAAGAGATGGGCATTAAGCCCGATGttataacttttggtattcTTATTAATCGGTTATGCAAGTCTAGGAGAATAGATGCTGCCTTGGAGGTGTTTGAAACGATGAGTGGAGGGGTAAAGGGGGTTTCCGCTGAACCAGATGTGATCGTCTATAACACTCTGATTGATGGACTTTGCAAAGTGGGAAGGCAGGAAGAAGGATTGCGTTTGATGGAAAGGATGAGATCGCAAGGCGGCTGTGCTCCTAATACTGTTACCTACAATTGTTTGATTGATGGTTTCAACAAAGTTGGGGACATTGAGAGGGGCCGTGAGCTCTTTGATAAAATGAAGGAAGAAGGGATACCACTAAATGTGGAGACCCTTAATACTTTGCTTGATGGTCTGTGCAGGCATCGGAGACTCAACACTGCATTTGACTTCTTCAATGAAATGCAGAGGGATGGTCTGAAAGGCAATGCTGTCACTTACACAATCTTAATCACTTCCCTTTGTAATGTGAACAATATTAGCAAGGCAATGGAGTTGTTTAATCAGATGTTGAGCGCTGAATGTCCCACAGATGCAATAGTTTACCACTGCTTGATCTCTGGTTTAAGCCAAGCTGGAAGGATGGAGGATGCCAGCTTTGTTGTTTCGAAGTTGAAGGAGGCTGGTTTCTCTATGGATATCGTTTCCTACAATGTTATGATTAATGGGTTCTCCAGTAAAAATAAGCCTGATAAGATTCATGAGATGATTGAGGAAATGGAGGCGTCTGGAGTGAAGCCTGATAGCGTAACATACAACACGTTGCTTGCCTACTTAAGCAAAGCTGAGGACTTCAAAAGTGCACATAAAGTACTTGACAGGATGATGGATGAGGGT ATTCAACAGTCAAATCTCCTTGGTATCTCTTTCTTCTCATGA